Proteins encoded together in one Neobacillus sp. FSL H8-0543 window:
- a CDS encoding sugar-binding transcriptional regulator: protein MADERISRLVEVAKMYYQLDYSQQEIAKRLGISRPTVSRLLMQAVEEGVVHIKIINPAEDVQQIAMQLKGKFQLKHCIVAPIPEYVDSLIKEKLGEVAADYLYDIVQNEDTIGITWGTTLYHLVKKIQPKNVKDVTVVQLNGGVSYSESNTYSSEIINGLANAFHTTPHFLPVPAVVDHIVVKQAIIADRHVKKVLELGKKANIAIFTVGEPGEQSTLMNAGYFLDSDIETLKSNGTVGDICSRFIDIQGRISHQALNDRTIGIELSELAGKEYGILIAGGNTKVDGIYGALCGSHANVLITDQYTAKALLDMGGDENP from the coding sequence ATGGCGGATGAAAGAATTTCACGATTAGTTGAAGTGGCTAAGATGTACTACCAATTAGACTACAGTCAACAAGAAATCGCGAAGAGGTTAGGTATTTCCCGCCCCACCGTCTCCAGGCTTCTCATGCAAGCAGTGGAAGAAGGCGTTGTTCATATTAAAATCATTAATCCAGCAGAGGATGTACAGCAAATTGCGATGCAATTAAAGGGAAAATTCCAGTTAAAGCATTGTATTGTTGCACCTATTCCCGAATATGTGGATAGCCTAATCAAAGAAAAACTTGGTGAGGTTGCTGCGGATTACTTATATGACATTGTCCAAAATGAAGACACGATTGGGATTACCTGGGGGACAACTTTATATCATCTAGTGAAAAAAATACAACCAAAGAATGTAAAAGATGTTACAGTTGTCCAGTTAAATGGTGGGGTGAGCTACTCAGAATCAAATACATATTCATCAGAAATTATTAACGGTCTAGCGAATGCTTTTCATACGACACCACACTTCCTACCGGTTCCTGCGGTGGTCGATCATATTGTTGTCAAGCAAGCCATTATCGCTGATCGACATGTGAAAAAAGTATTGGAGTTGGGCAAAAAAGCAAATATCGCCATTTTCACAGTAGGTGAACCCGGAGAACAATCTACTCTGATGAATGCAGGCTACTTTTTAGACAGTGATATTGAAACACTCAAGTCAAATGGAACAGTTGGCGATATATGTTCTCGATTTATTGACATTCAAGGGCGGATAAGCCATCAAGCTCTAAATGATCGCACGATTGGGATTGAACTCTCGGAATTAGCTGGAAAGGAATACGGAATCCTTATTGCCGGTGGAAACACCAAAGTAGATGGAATTTATGGTGCACTTTGCGGTAGCCATGCAAATGTTCTCATTACCGATCAGTATACAGCGAAGGCTCTGCTCGATATGGGGGGTGATGAAAATCCATGA
- a CDS encoding phosphate propanoyltransferase, translated as MNKEAIREIVQEIVRNTLQQSKKVPIAASNRHIHLSPEHVERLFGRGYKLNKLKDLSQPNQFAAKETVTLIGPKGKIANVRVLGPARGSTQAEISLFDGFSLGVKPPIRTSGDIKGSEAITIQGPRGQVTIEEGLICAARHIHMHTIDGEAFGVHDGDHVQVKVDGERGVIFSNVLIRISSKYKLEMHLDLDEANAANIKNGQLGEIVAVESKRG; from the coding sequence ATGAATAAAGAAGCAATTAGAGAAATCGTTCAAGAGATTGTAAGGAACACACTTCAGCAATCGAAAAAGGTTCCAATTGCAGCATCTAACCGCCACATTCATTTATCACCAGAGCATGTGGAGAGGTTATTTGGGCGCGGGTATAAGTTAAATAAACTTAAGGATTTATCGCAGCCCAATCAGTTTGCCGCGAAGGAAACCGTTACACTTATCGGACCAAAAGGGAAGATAGCCAATGTTCGTGTGCTAGGACCAGCTAGGGGGAGCACCCAGGCAGAGATATCATTATTCGATGGTTTTTCCTTAGGTGTGAAGCCTCCAATTCGGACCTCTGGTGATATTAAAGGATCAGAAGCGATAACGATTCAAGGTCCGCGTGGGCAAGTCACTATTGAGGAGGGTTTAATCTGTGCTGCACGCCACATTCATATGCATACGATTGATGGAGAAGCCTTTGGAGTACATGATGGTGATCATGTTCAGGTGAAAGTCGATGGTGAGCGTGGGGTTATTTTTTCAAATGTGCTTATTCGGATCTCATCAAAATACAAGTTAGAAATGCACTTAGATTTAGATGAAGCAAATGCGGCGAATATTAAAAATGGACAACTTGGTGAAATTGTCGCTGTAGAGAGTAAAAGGGGCTGA
- a CDS encoding EutN/CcmL family microcompartment protein: MIICKVVGSIVSTTKAEKLKGKKLLIVQPLDMRSIEEDGKPIVAIDTVGSGVGEVVLLVSGSSARQTEITNGVPVDAAIVGIVDQIEIQGTLTFKKGGN, translated from the coding sequence ATGATTATTTGTAAAGTGGTTGGATCGATTGTCTCAACTACAAAGGCAGAAAAGTTAAAGGGGAAAAAACTCCTGATTGTACAACCACTTGATATGAGAAGTATCGAAGAAGATGGCAAACCAATCGTCGCCATCGATACTGTTGGTTCAGGTGTCGGGGAAGTGGTTTTACTTGTTAGCGGAAGTTCAGCAAGACAAACAGAAATTACAAACGGTGTTCCCGTTGATGCGGCAATCGTAGGAATTGTCGATCAAATTGAGATACAAGGGACCTTGACCTTTAAAAAAGGAGGTAACTAA
- a CDS encoding aldehyde dehydrogenase family protein: MQINETDIKKMVEQVLQQIGQTQNAVSPVATLNDVSLGNGVFSSVDEAAAAARVAWDKLRKLPVAARRQMIENMREVSREHAKELAELAVEETKLGRVADKIAKILLATNKTPGVEDLISTAYSGDDGLTLVEYAPIGVFGSITPSTNPAATVINNSISLIAAGNTVVYNPHPSAKRVSIKTLQLLNQAIVAAGGPENALTSVQSPNLETSAQVMNHPSVNALVVTGGGPVVKAAMAVGKKVIAAGPGNPPVVVDETAILPKAAADIVTGASFDNNVLCTAEKEVFVVEKVANALKAEMVKNGAIELKGFQLEKLLDKVLTKKNDKFYPNRDFIGKDAHVLLQAAGIQASPTVKLIIAETTKDHPLVMTEMLMPILPIVRVPNVDVAIELAVIAEKGNRHTAIMHSQNITNLTKMAQEIQATIFVKNGPSVAGLGYESEGFTTLTIAGPTGEGLTSAKTFTRQRRCVLVDGLRII; encoded by the coding sequence TTGCAAATAAATGAAACAGATATTAAAAAAATGGTTGAACAAGTGCTGCAGCAGATAGGTCAAACTCAAAACGCTGTAAGTCCTGTTGCTACCTTGAACGATGTCAGCTTAGGGAATGGCGTGTTTTCCTCGGTTGATGAAGCTGCCGCAGCAGCCCGTGTAGCATGGGACAAGCTGCGCAAGCTCCCAGTAGCTGCGAGAAGACAAATGATTGAAAATATGCGTGAAGTAAGTCGCGAGCATGCGAAGGAATTAGCTGAACTCGCCGTCGAAGAAACAAAGTTAGGCCGAGTGGCTGATAAGATTGCTAAAATCCTGCTTGCTACAAATAAAACACCAGGAGTAGAAGACTTAATCAGCACAGCCTATTCAGGTGATGATGGTCTTACCCTTGTAGAGTATGCACCAATTGGTGTATTTGGTTCGATTACACCATCCACCAACCCAGCTGCAACCGTTATCAACAATTCGATATCGCTGATTGCAGCGGGCAATACCGTGGTTTATAATCCACATCCAAGTGCGAAGCGTGTTTCGATTAAAACCTTACAGCTATTAAATCAGGCAATCGTCGCTGCAGGCGGACCTGAGAACGCCCTAACGTCGGTGCAGAGTCCAAACCTAGAAACATCTGCACAAGTCATGAACCACCCAAGTGTCAATGCTCTTGTCGTAACTGGAGGCGGTCCAGTCGTAAAGGCAGCGATGGCGGTTGGAAAAAAAGTCATTGCAGCCGGTCCGGGTAATCCTCCTGTCGTTGTTGATGAGACAGCAATCCTTCCAAAGGCTGCAGCAGATATTGTAACGGGCGCAAGCTTTGACAACAATGTCCTCTGTACCGCTGAAAAAGAAGTATTTGTTGTTGAGAAGGTAGCAAATGCCCTAAAGGCTGAAATGGTGAAGAATGGCGCGATTGAGCTAAAAGGCTTCCAATTAGAAAAATTGCTCGACAAAGTACTCACGAAAAAAAATGATAAGTTTTATCCGAACAGAGATTTCATTGGGAAAGATGCACACGTCCTACTACAGGCTGCCGGCATTCAAGCTAGCCCAACTGTAAAGCTGATTATTGCTGAAACAACAAAGGATCACCCTTTGGTGATGACAGAGATGTTAATGCCAATTTTACCAATCGTTAGAGTACCTAACGTCGATGTTGCTATTGAACTGGCCGTCATTGCTGAAAAGGGTAATCGGCATACAGCCATTATGCATTCACAAAATATCACTAATTTAACAAAAATGGCTCAAGAAATTCAAGCAACTATTTTTGTGAAAAATGGACCGTCAGTAGCTGGCTTAGGCTATGAAAGTGAAGGCTTTACGACTCTCACAATCGCTGGTCCAACTGGTGAAGGATTAACCAGTGCTAAAACCTTTACTCGTCAGAGACGCTGCGTTTTAGTAGATGGATTAAGAATAATTTAG
- a CDS encoding BMC domain-containing protein produces MSQEALGMIETKGLVGAIEAADAMVKAANVTLVGREFVGAGLVTVMVRGDVGAVKAATEAGAEAAQRVGTLLSVHVIPRPNLEVDGILPKAE; encoded by the coding sequence ATGAGTCAAGAAGCATTAGGAATGATCGAAACAAAAGGTTTAGTAGGTGCAATTGAAGCGGCCGATGCAATGGTAAAAGCAGCAAATGTAACTTTAGTAGGCAGAGAATTTGTTGGTGCAGGTCTTGTAACAGTTATGGTACGTGGTGATGTTGGTGCAGTAAAAGCGGCTACGGAAGCTGGCGCAGAAGCAGCACAACGTGTGGGAACACTTCTTTCTGTACACGTGATTCCACGTCCAAACCTTGAGGTAGATGGAATTTTACCGAAAGCTGAATAA
- the tpiA gene encoding triose-phosphate isomerase yields MEHSIENYIKNLVRDTIGQALGGLQLQKDRQTYVVGNWKMNNNFSGTAEFFQEINSSNNVSVVVCPPTHLLYPAQLLIKQQKKSIALGGQNVHWADRGAYTGETSTSMLQEMGCEYVIIGHSERRQYAGENDEMINMKVKQAIKSGLTPIVCIGETLEEKNLLQTEQVLKTQLFGALKEIDSSQFIIAYEPVWAIGTGQSASPELAQQSHAYIRSVITQIMGQDADTISILYGGSVNEKNAADFYAMEDIDGVLVGGASLKAKPFDEIIAAFAKGEQNL; encoded by the coding sequence ATGGAACATTCCATTGAAAATTATATTAAAAATCTAGTTAGAGATACTATTGGCCAAGCACTAGGCGGGCTGCAGCTCCAGAAGGATCGACAAACCTATGTAGTAGGCAATTGGAAAATGAATAACAACTTTTCTGGAACGGCTGAATTTTTCCAGGAAATAAACAGCAGTAACAACGTGTCAGTCGTTGTGTGTCCACCGACACATCTGCTTTATCCAGCCCAGCTTTTGATTAAACAGCAAAAGAAGTCCATTGCCTTAGGCGGACAAAATGTTCATTGGGCGGATAGAGGAGCTTACACGGGAGAAACATCAACAAGCATGTTGCAGGAAATGGGCTGTGAGTATGTGATTATCGGCCATTCTGAAAGACGCCAATATGCAGGTGAAAATGATGAGATGATCAATATGAAGGTGAAGCAGGCAATCAAGTCAGGACTCACCCCAATTGTTTGCATCGGCGAAACGCTCGAAGAGAAGAACCTGCTACAAACGGAACAGGTTTTGAAAACCCAGCTGTTCGGTGCCTTAAAGGAAATAGATTCGAGCCAGTTTATTATTGCATACGAGCCGGTTTGGGCAATTGGTACAGGGCAATCAGCCTCACCTGAGCTGGCACAGCAATCACATGCTTATATCCGCTCAGTAATCACCCAAATAATGGGTCAAGACGCAGATACTATCTCGATTTTATATGGTGGATCTGTGAATGAAAAAAATGCAGCTGACTTTTACGCCATGGAAGATATTGATGGTGTACTCGTTGGTGGTGCAAGCTTGAAAGCCAAGCCTTTTGATGAGATTATCGCTGCATTTGCCAAAGGAGAACAAAACCTATGA
- the rpiB gene encoding ribose 5-phosphate isomerase B, whose product MKKVAIGSDHGGYQLKETIKKYLTELGIEYLDFGCQANESVDYPDIAFLVGETVATNDQYVGIMIDGVGIGSGMVLNKIPGVRAAVCWDLSSVINSKEHNNANVLSIGGQFIGEGLAKQLVKTWLETEYAGGRHDRRVTKMMEIESRFLHRLGRF is encoded by the coding sequence ATGAAAAAAGTTGCGATTGGCAGTGACCATGGTGGATACCAATTAAAAGAAACAATAAAGAAATACTTAACAGAACTTGGGATTGAATATCTTGATTTTGGCTGTCAGGCGAATGAATCTGTGGATTATCCGGATATTGCCTTCCTTGTAGGAGAAACGGTTGCGACGAATGATCAATATGTTGGCATCATGATTGATGGAGTCGGCATCGGCAGCGGAATGGTATTAAATAAAATACCTGGCGTACGCGCTGCTGTCTGCTGGGATTTATCCTCGGTTATAAATAGCAAAGAGCATAATAATGCCAATGTGTTATCAATCGGCGGACAATTTATTGGTGAAGGCCTTGCCAAGCAATTGGTGAAAACCTGGTTAGAAACAGAGTATGCCGGCGGCCGCCATGATCGCCGGGTAACAAAAATGATGGAAATTGAAAGTCGGTTCTTACATCGCTTAGGCAGGTTTTAG
- a CDS encoding EutN/CcmL family microcompartment protein produces the protein MFVAKVIGNIVCTHKDDNLKGLKLLIVQPVDKDLQDKGKPLVAIDTIGQSGEGELVYLAKSRESSLSLDREMVASDAGILGIIDYYNVTKRMEEK, from the coding sequence ATGTTTGTAGCCAAAGTGATTGGGAATATAGTCTGTACACATAAGGATGACAATTTAAAAGGGCTGAAGCTGCTTATTGTCCAACCGGTAGATAAAGATTTGCAGGATAAAGGAAAACCACTTGTGGCTATAGATACAATCGGACAGTCAGGAGAAGGGGAGCTTGTTTATCTGGCAAAGAGCCGCGAGTCTTCCTTATCCCTCGATAGAGAAATGGTAGCTTCTGATGCCGGGATATTAGGGATTATTGACTATTATAATGTGACTAAACGAATGGAGGAAAAATAA
- a CDS encoding BMC domain-containing protein produces the protein MSNALGMIETKGLVGAIEAADAMMKAANVSLLGKVNVGGGLITVMVRGDVGAVKAATEAGADAAQRVGEFLSVHVIPRPHSDIEKILPAVK, from the coding sequence ATGAGCAACGCATTAGGAATGATCGAGACAAAAGGTCTAGTAGGTGCAATTGAGGCAGCAGACGCAATGATGAAGGCAGCAAATGTTTCTTTATTAGGTAAAGTGAACGTTGGCGGCGGTTTAATCACAGTTATGGTTCGCGGTGATGTTGGTGCCGTTAAAGCAGCTACAGAAGCAGGTGCAGATGCTGCACAACGTGTGGGCGAATTCTTATCTGTTCATGTCATCCCAAGACCACACTCAGATATCGAAAAAATTCTTCCAGCAGTAAAATAA
- a CDS encoding EutN/CcmL family microcompartment protein encodes MKLAKVVGNVVSTIKTPSHQNKKLMVVIPVDASGKEYGDAMIAFDRFQAGVGDYVLILEEGGSARDILGDPKGSFDAVIAGIVDRL; translated from the coding sequence ATGAAACTAGCGAAGGTCGTTGGGAATGTCGTTTCAACGATTAAAACACCAAGTCATCAAAATAAAAAGCTCATGGTTGTCATCCCTGTCGATGCATCAGGAAAAGAATACGGTGATGCAATGATTGCGTTTGATCGTTTTCAAGCCGGGGTTGGCGACTATGTTCTAATTTTAGAAGAAGGTGGATCCGCAAGAGACATCCTAGGTGACCCAAAGGGATCCTTTGATGCAGTGATTGCAGGGATCGTTGACCGATTATAA
- the deoC gene encoding deoxyribose-phosphate aldolase, whose product MIDHTLLKPEASHAQIIKLCEEAREHKFATVCVNPYWVSTAAKELKGSGVGVTTVVGFPLGATSTFVKSAETRDAIANGATEIDMVINVGALKSGDFETVKKDIEGVVLAAKGHAPVKVILETGLLEIEEKKKACILAKMAGADFVKTSTGFGPGCATAEDIKLMREAVGPEMGVKASACVRDLDTARKLIQAGATRIGASSSIAIITGGQGTGY is encoded by the coding sequence ATGATTGACCATACACTATTAAAACCAGAAGCAAGTCATGCCCAAATTATTAAACTATGTGAAGAAGCAAGAGAGCATAAGTTTGCAACGGTTTGCGTAAATCCTTACTGGGTTTCAACTGCTGCTAAAGAATTAAAGGGCTCAGGTGTCGGTGTGACAACTGTTGTTGGCTTCCCGTTGGGTGCGACTAGTACGTTTGTAAAAAGTGCTGAAACACGTGATGCAATTGCAAATGGTGCCACGGAAATCGACATGGTTATTAACGTTGGCGCGCTTAAATCAGGTGACTTTGAAACCGTTAAAAAAGATATTGAAGGTGTTGTACTAGCGGCAAAAGGCCATGCGCCAGTTAAAGTCATTCTTGAGACAGGTTTACTAGAAATTGAAGAAAAGAAAAAGGCTTGTATTCTAGCAAAAATGGCTGGTGCGGACTTTGTAAAAACGTCTACCGGGTTTGGACCAGGCTGTGCCACTGCAGAGGATATCAAGCTTATGCGTGAAGCGGTCGGACCAGAAATGGGCGTAAAAGCTTCTGCATGTGTAAGAGATTTAGATACGGCCAGAAAGTTAATCCAAGCGGGTGCAACAAGAATTGGTGCAAGTTCAAGTATTGCGATTATCACGGGCGGTCAGGGAACTGGTTATTAA